A section of the Serratia liquefaciens ATCC 27592 genome encodes:
- the otnC gene encoding 3-oxo-tetronate 4-phosphate decarboxylase: protein MTMTIEQQAREEMVRLGASFFQRGYATGSAGNLSLLLADGTLLATPTGSCLGELQAERLSKVSLNGEWLSGDKPSKEISFHRALYLNNPECKAVVHLHCTYLTALSCLQGLDVENAIKPFTPYVVMRVGKVPVVPYYRPGDLRLAEDLAKLAPTHRAFLLANHGPVVTGKDLRAAADNTEEMEDAARLIFTLGDRPIRYLTDDEITELRS, encoded by the coding sequence ATGACAATGACGATCGAACAACAGGCACGCGAAGAGATGGTGCGCCTCGGAGCCTCGTTCTTCCAACGCGGCTACGCCACGGGCTCTGCCGGTAACCTTTCGCTGTTGCTGGCGGACGGCACGCTGCTGGCAACCCCGACCGGATCCTGCCTGGGCGAACTGCAGGCCGAGCGGCTGTCGAAAGTCAGCCTGAACGGCGAATGGCTGTCCGGCGACAAACCCTCGAAAGAGATCAGCTTTCATCGTGCGCTGTATCTGAATAACCCAGAGTGCAAAGCGGTGGTGCACCTGCACTGTACCTACCTCACCGCATTATCGTGCCTGCAAGGGTTGGACGTGGAGAATGCCATAAAACCCTTCACCCCTTATGTGGTGATGCGGGTCGGCAAGGTGCCGGTGGTGCCGTACTACCGCCCGGGTGATTTACGGCTGGCGGAAGACTTGGCCAAACTGGCACCGACCCACCGCGCCTTTTTGCTGGCCAATCACGGCCCGGTGGTTACGGGCAAGGATCTGCGGGCGGCAGCGGATAATACCGAAGAGATGGAAGATGCCGCCAGGCTGATTTTCACCCTCGGCGACCGCCCAATACGCTATTTGACCGATGATGAAATTACCGAACTACGGAGCTGA
- the ltnD gene encoding L-threonate dehydrogenase, with translation MTQPGDFAVCIVGLGSMGMGAAKSCINAGLTTYGVDLNPLALATLQQAGAKQAATSADGFASELDALLLLVVNAAQVKQILFGENGLAAKLKPNTPVMVSSTISAADARQIEQQLLALGLNMLDAPVSGGAAKAAEGQMTVMASGAESTFQQLQPVLDAIAGKVYRIGEEIGLGATVKIIHQLLAGVHIAAGAEAMALAARAGIPLDVMYDVVTHAAGNSWMFENRMRHVVDGDYAPKSAVDIFVKDLGLVADTAKALHFPLPLASTAFNMFTAASNAGFGKEDDSAVIKIFSGIDLPQKKENA, from the coding sequence ATGACACAGCCAGGGGATTTTGCAGTTTGCATCGTAGGGTTAGGTTCCATGGGAATGGGGGCGGCGAAGTCGTGCATTAATGCCGGGCTGACGACTTATGGTGTCGATCTTAACCCACTGGCGCTGGCCACATTGCAGCAGGCCGGGGCCAAACAGGCTGCCACCAGCGCAGATGGATTCGCCTCTGAGTTGGATGCGTTATTGCTGCTGGTGGTTAACGCTGCTCAGGTCAAGCAGATCCTGTTCGGCGAAAACGGCCTGGCGGCGAAGCTGAAGCCCAATACGCCAGTCATGGTCTCTTCCACCATCTCCGCTGCCGATGCCAGGCAGATAGAACAACAACTGCTGGCGCTTGGCCTGAACATGCTTGACGCTCCGGTTTCCGGTGGCGCAGCCAAGGCGGCTGAAGGCCAAATGACGGTGATGGCATCCGGCGCAGAATCTACATTCCAACAATTGCAGCCGGTGCTGGACGCCATTGCCGGCAAGGTCTATCGCATTGGTGAAGAGATTGGCCTGGGTGCCACGGTGAAAATCATCCACCAATTGCTGGCCGGGGTGCACATCGCCGCCGGAGCCGAGGCCATGGCGCTGGCTGCCCGCGCCGGTATTCCTCTGGATGTCATGTACGACGTCGTCACCCACGCGGCCGGCAATTCGTGGATGTTCGAGAACCGTATGCGTCACGTGGTTGACGGCGACTATGCGCCCAAATCGGCGGTGGATATCTTCGTGAAGGATCTGGGGCTGGTGGCGGATACCGCCAAAGCACTGCATTTCCCGCTGCCGCTGGCATCTACCGCTTTTAATATGTTTACCGCCGCCAGTAATGCCGGTTTCGGCAAAGAGGATGACAGCGCAGTGATCAAAATCTTCTCCGGTATCGACCTGCCGCAAAAGAAGGAGAACGCATAA
- a CDS encoding molybdopterin-dependent oxidoreductase, with the protein MTDKKQRPMAPGLEPAQKKQLVNLQRRLMLRSGLTLGGVAMLTGCNLQDGDQVDKVLWAMSRWNDRVQAWLFNGQKLAQTYRSDQITHPFPFNAYYPEYNVPEVDLASYRLEVSGKVEKKAPWTLEQLQRLPQQSQITRLICIEGWSAIGQWGGVPLRNFLQHIGADLNARYVGFKCADRYYSSIDMATALHPQTILALDFGGKALPADYGYPLRLRVPTKLGFKNAKHIAAIFVSDTNPGGYWEDQGYNWFSGI; encoded by the coding sequence ATGACGGATAAAAAACAACGCCCCATGGCACCGGGGCTGGAACCGGCACAAAAGAAACAGCTGGTTAATTTGCAGCGCCGCCTGATGCTTCGCTCCGGCCTGACGCTGGGTGGCGTCGCCATGCTGACCGGCTGCAATCTGCAGGACGGTGACCAGGTGGATAAAGTGCTGTGGGCAATGTCCCGCTGGAACGATCGGGTGCAAGCCTGGCTGTTCAACGGCCAAAAGCTGGCGCAGACCTACCGTTCGGATCAGATTACCCATCCGTTCCCGTTCAACGCGTATTACCCGGAATACAACGTTCCGGAAGTGGATCTCGCCAGCTACCGGCTGGAAGTCTCCGGTAAAGTAGAAAAAAAGGCCCCCTGGACGCTGGAGCAACTGCAACGCCTGCCGCAGCAAAGCCAGATAACCCGGTTAATCTGCATCGAGGGCTGGAGCGCCATTGGCCAATGGGGTGGCGTGCCGCTGCGCAATTTCCTGCAACACATCGGGGCGGATCTGAACGCCCGTTACGTCGGATTCAAATGCGCGGATCGTTACTATTCCAGCATCGATATGGCCACCGCCCTGCATCCACAAACCATTCTGGCGCTGGATTTCGGCGGCAAGGCGCTGCCGGCCGATTACGGTTACCCGCTGCGGCTGCGGGTGCCGACCAAGCTGGGCTTCAAGAACGCCAAACATATCGCCGCCATTTTCGTCAGCGATACCAATCCCGGCGGTTACTGGGAAGATCAGGGCTATAACTGGTTCAGCGGCATTTAA
- the otnK gene encoding 3-oxo-tetronate kinase: protein MLLGVIADDFTGATDIASFLVENGLSTVQLNGVPHDEVPIEAQAVVISLKSRSCPASQAVEQSLQALAWLQRQGCRQFYFKYCSTFDSTAQGNIGPVTDALLDALGESQTVISPALPVNGRTVYQGYLFVLDQLLSESGMRHHPVTPMTDSNLLRLMEAQAQGRCGLVTAAEMDCGAGAVVEKLQQLAQQGVRYAVLDTLNEQHLLTQGEALKNMKLVTGGSGLAIGLARQWAQPGQGRPQAAGAPQGEKAVVLSGSCSVMTNRQVARYRQQAPAVAIDVARCLSESDRAAYVTELAAWIQRQENAPLAPLLYATAEPEKLQQVQQQYGMAAASQAVESLFAGVVKQLQQSGYRRFIVAGGETSGVVTQALGIRGFHIGPCISPGVPWVRAIEQPVSLALKSGNFGDDNFFARAQTEFPL from the coding sequence ATGCTGCTCGGCGTAATTGCAGATGATTTTACCGGCGCGACCGACATTGCCAGCTTTCTGGTGGAAAACGGCCTGTCGACGGTGCAGTTAAATGGCGTACCGCATGATGAAGTGCCGATTGAAGCGCAAGCGGTCGTTATCAGCCTGAAATCAAGATCTTGCCCAGCTTCGCAGGCAGTTGAACAATCTTTGCAGGCGCTGGCCTGGCTGCAGCGCCAGGGCTGCCGGCAATTTTACTTCAAATATTGCTCAACCTTCGACAGCACTGCGCAGGGTAATATCGGCCCGGTGACCGATGCGCTGCTTGATGCGCTGGGCGAAAGCCAAACGGTGATTTCCCCGGCGCTGCCGGTCAACGGCCGGACGGTGTATCAGGGCTATCTGTTTGTATTGGATCAACTGCTGTCGGAGTCCGGCATGCGCCATCACCCGGTGACGCCGATGACCGACAGTAACCTGCTGCGGTTAATGGAAGCACAGGCTCAGGGACGCTGCGGACTGGTAACGGCCGCAGAGATGGATTGCGGTGCCGGCGCGGTGGTGGAAAAGCTGCAACAGCTGGCGCAGCAAGGCGTGCGATATGCGGTACTGGATACGCTCAATGAGCAGCACTTGCTGACCCAGGGCGAAGCGCTGAAAAATATGAAGCTGGTGACCGGCGGATCGGGTCTGGCCATCGGCCTCGCACGGCAATGGGCTCAGCCGGGACAAGGTCGTCCGCAGGCCGCGGGAGCCCCACAGGGGGAGAAAGCGGTGGTCCTGTCCGGCTCCTGCTCCGTCATGACCAATCGACAGGTCGCTCGATATCGTCAACAGGCCCCGGCCGTGGCTATCGACGTGGCGCGTTGCCTTAGCGAATCTGACCGCGCGGCCTATGTCACAGAACTGGCCGCCTGGATACAGCGGCAGGAAAATGCCCCGCTGGCCCCGCTGCTGTATGCCACCGCCGAACCGGAGAAACTGCAGCAGGTTCAGCAACAATATGGCATGGCTGCAGCCAGTCAGGCAGTGGAGTCACTGTTTGCCGGGGTGGTTAAACAGCTCCAACAATCAGGGTACCGTCGCTTTATCGTTGCCGGTGGCGAAACCTCTGGCGTAGTGACGCAGGCGCTGGGCATTCGCGGCTTCCACATCGGCCCCTGCATCTCTCCCGGCGTACCCTGGGTTCGCGCCATCGAACAACCGGTTTCACTGGCCCTTAAATCGGGCAATTTTGGCGATGATAACTTTTTCGCCCGGGCACAAACGGAATTCCCATTATGA
- the ygbI gene encoding DNA-binding transcriptional repressor YgbI encodes MIPVERHQQILALVSERGVVSIAELTERLGVSHMTIRRDLQKLEEQGAVLAVSGGVQSAERVAIEPSHQDKEGMYSQQKAAIGQLAARQVPPNSCIYLDAGTTTLALAKHLSEREDLTVVTNDFVIAGYLIEHSQCKIIHTGGTVCRENRSCVGEAAAQALRGLFIDLAFISASSWSMRGLSTPNEDKVMVKKAIVDASRRCILLSDTSKYGKIATYLALPIAVFDAIITDDNLPAAAREAILQADITLMTTGEKS; translated from the coding sequence GTGATACCTGTAGAACGCCATCAGCAAATTTTAGCGCTGGTATCAGAACGCGGGGTGGTCAGTATTGCCGAATTGACCGAGCGGCTGGGAGTGTCGCATATGACGATTCGCCGCGATCTGCAAAAACTGGAGGAGCAGGGCGCGGTACTGGCAGTGTCAGGCGGGGTGCAATCTGCTGAACGGGTGGCGATTGAACCTTCTCATCAGGATAAGGAAGGGATGTACAGCCAACAGAAAGCGGCCATTGGTCAGTTGGCTGCCCGGCAGGTCCCGCCCAACAGCTGCATTTATCTGGATGCGGGCACCACTACGCTGGCATTGGCAAAGCACCTCAGTGAGCGCGAGGATCTGACGGTGGTCACCAATGATTTTGTGATTGCGGGCTACCTGATAGAACACAGCCAGTGCAAGATCATTCACACCGGCGGCACCGTCTGTCGTGAGAACCGTTCCTGCGTTGGTGAAGCGGCAGCTCAGGCGCTACGTGGGTTGTTTATCGACCTGGCGTTTATTTCCGCTTCATCATGGAGCATGCGCGGCCTGTCGACGCCCAATGAAGATAAGGTGATGGTGAAGAAAGCCATCGTTGACGCCAGTCGCCGCTGTATCCTGCTCAGCGATACCTCAAAATACGGTAAAATAGCCACCTATCTGGCGTTGCCGATTGCGGTATTTGACGCGATTATTACCGATGATAATCTGCCCGCCGCAGCGCGAGAGGCGATCCTGCAGGCGGATATCACGCTGATGACGACCGGGGAGAAAAGCTGA
- a CDS encoding GntP family transporter — protein MSTSMLLMIAVLGVVLLLLMVIKAKIQPFVALLVVSLLVALASGIPTGEVMKVMTAGMGGVLGSVTIIIGLGAMLGRMIEHSGGAESLAQRFSKALGPKHTVAALTIAAFILGIPVFFDVGFIILAPIIYGFAKVAKVSPLKFGLPMAGVMLAVHVALPPHPGPVAAAGLLNADIGWLTIIGLAICIPVGVIGYFTAKHLNRKTYPLSIEVLEQLQLAAPEPAPEGKAPLSDRINPPGAGLVAALIVIPIAIIMLGTVSATLLEPGSALRDTLSLLGSPAVALMIALLLAFYFLAIRRGWSLQHTSDVMGGALPTAAVVILVTGAGGVFGKVLVESGVGKALADVLTTIGLPLIPAAFIISLALRASQGSATVAILTTGGLLSEAVSGLNQLQLVLVTLATCFGGLGLSHVNDSGFWIVTKYLGLSVADGLKTWTVLTTILGLSGFLFTWLLWLAV, from the coding sequence ATGTCTACCTCTATGCTTTTGATGATTGCCGTATTAGGTGTGGTACTGCTCTTGCTGATGGTCATCAAGGCCAAGATCCAGCCCTTTGTCGCCTTGCTGGTGGTCAGTCTGTTGGTGGCGTTGGCCAGCGGCATTCCTACCGGCGAAGTGATGAAAGTGATGACCGCAGGTATGGGCGGTGTACTGGGTTCGGTGACCATTATCATCGGCCTGGGCGCGATGCTCGGCCGGATGATCGAACATTCTGGCGGTGCCGAATCGCTGGCCCAACGCTTCAGCAAAGCTTTGGGGCCGAAACATACCGTGGCCGCCCTGACCATCGCCGCATTTATTCTCGGCATTCCGGTCTTTTTCGACGTCGGCTTTATCATCCTGGCGCCGATCATCTACGGTTTTGCCAAGGTCGCTAAAGTTTCGCCGCTGAAGTTCGGCCTGCCGATGGCCGGCGTAATGCTGGCGGTGCATGTCGCCCTGCCGCCACACCCAGGCCCGGTCGCCGCAGCCGGGCTGCTGAACGCCGATATTGGCTGGCTGACCATTATCGGTCTCGCGATTTGTATTCCGGTAGGCGTGATCGGTTATTTCACAGCCAAGCATTTGAATCGTAAAACTTATCCACTGTCGATTGAGGTACTGGAACAGCTGCAGCTGGCGGCGCCCGAACCGGCGCCGGAAGGCAAAGCACCATTGAGCGACCGCATCAATCCGCCTGGTGCCGGGTTGGTGGCCGCGCTGATCGTCATTCCTATCGCGATTATCATGCTGGGCACCGTTTCGGCCACGCTGCTCGAGCCGGGTTCAGCACTGCGTGACACGCTTTCGTTGCTCGGCTCACCGGCGGTAGCGCTGATGATTGCCCTCTTGCTGGCATTCTACTTCCTGGCCATTCGTCGCGGCTGGAGCCTGCAACACACCAGCGACGTCATGGGGGGCGCTCTGCCGACCGCCGCGGTGGTGATCCTGGTTACCGGTGCCGGTGGCGTATTCGGCAAAGTTCTGGTGGAGTCAGGCGTGGGCAAGGCATTGGCAGACGTGCTGACCACCATCGGCCTGCCGTTGATCCCGGCAGCTTTTATCATTTCGCTGGCGCTGCGCGCCTCTCAGGGATCAGCTACTGTAGCGATACTCACGACCGGTGGCCTGTTATCGGAAGCGGTTAGCGGGCTTAATCAGCTGCAATTGGTACTGGTCACTCTCGCCACCTGCTTCGGCGGGCTGGGCTTATCGCACGTAAATGACTCCGGCTTTTGGATCGTCACCAAATAC
- a CDS encoding winged helix-turn-helix domain-containing protein, whose translation MKYRINDHIIFDVDTGTMSLTEFPEDPISISNPSKRLLLLLITHHGEPVGREVIFKKVWDDYGMVSGNNNLNQCVSKLRRVIKNLGIEDEVIVTVPKVGFMLRYQIMVESCEGPEDRFVNGDINSPPPAPVQAEIAPSSGSSAAADAVYTGYSRRWWAIVSVVALGVIMLAVGITTYLTGSVSRQEIYLGKVSSCKVFMSMPGASAAVSAALSRDILAYAGPQTAECSGDEFLLVVRSNQVRSYISGISRLFFLRCRILREHRVEICSGLESDNAAILN comes from the coding sequence ATGAAATATAGAATTAATGACCACATCATTTTTGACGTGGATACGGGAACCATGAGCCTGACAGAGTTTCCTGAAGATCCCATCTCTATTTCCAATCCGTCGAAGCGGTTACTGCTGCTATTGATTACGCATCATGGCGAGCCAGTGGGGCGGGAGGTAATATTCAAGAAGGTTTGGGATGATTATGGCATGGTGTCAGGCAACAATAATCTTAACCAATGTGTGAGTAAATTACGTCGGGTTATTAAAAATCTGGGCATTGAGGACGAGGTGATTGTCACCGTCCCCAAGGTCGGTTTTATGCTGCGATATCAAATTATGGTGGAGTCTTGCGAAGGGCCGGAAGATCGTTTCGTAAATGGAGATATAAATTCCCCTCCACCGGCGCCGGTTCAAGCGGAAATCGCGCCTTCGTCAGGCTCTTCAGCCGCAGCCGATGCGGTTTATACCGGGTATTCCCGGCGCTGGTGGGCGATAGTCAGCGTAGTGGCATTGGGGGTAATTATGCTGGCGGTTGGCATTACCACCTATCTCACCGGTTCGGTTTCCCGGCAAGAAATCTATCTTGGCAAAGTCAGCAGTTGTAAGGTGTTTATGTCGATGCCGGGCGCCTCAGCTGCCGTCAGTGCTGCTCTAAGTCGCGACATTCTGGCCTATGCGGGCCCGCAAACGGCAGAGTGCAGCGGTGACGAATTCCTGTTGGTAGTACGCAGCAATCAGGTACGCTCTTACATTTCGGGCATTTCCCGACTGTTTTTTCTGCGCTGTCGCATTTTACGCGAACATCGGGTAGAGATTTGCTCTGGGCTCGAAAGCGACAACGCCGCAATTCTTAATTAA
- a CDS encoding cytochrome b/b6 domain-containing protein — translation MKSNAPRPVHRWPVRLTHWINLFAMVCMFMSGWEIYNASPLFGFRFPPQVTLGGWLGGAIGWHLAVMWLLACNALCYVLWSLFSGHLRRDLLPLGLGALRRDIWQAVTLRLKHQHGHYNAIQKLMYLGVLLLGLLLVLSGLAIWKPVQLQGLVSLFGGFDIARYVHFFAMAGIGLFVVIHLLMVIIVPRTLWAMITGGKHDG, via the coding sequence ATGAAAAGCAACGCGCCGCGGCCGGTGCATCGCTGGCCGGTCCGCCTGACCCATTGGATTAACCTGTTCGCCATGGTCTGCATGTTCATGAGCGGCTGGGAAATCTATAACGCTTCGCCGCTGTTCGGCTTCCGCTTTCCGCCGCAAGTCACGCTCGGCGGCTGGCTGGGCGGCGCGATCGGCTGGCATCTGGCGGTGATGTGGCTGCTGGCCTGCAACGCGCTGTGTTATGTCTTGTGGAGCCTGTTCAGCGGCCACTTGCGGCGCGATCTGCTGCCGCTTGGCCTCGGCGCGCTGCGGCGCGATATCTGGCAAGCCGTGACGCTGCGGCTCAAACATCAGCATGGTCATTACAACGCCATTCAAAAGCTGATGTACCTCGGCGTACTGCTTCTGGGGCTGCTGCTGGTGCTCTCCGGACTAGCCATTTGGAAACCGGTGCAGTTACAAGGTTTGGTTAGCCTGTTCGGCGGCTTTGACATTGCGCGTTACGTACATTTTTTCGCCATGGCAGGCATTGGCTTATTTGTGGTGATTCACCTGCTGATGGTGATTATCGTGCCGCGCACGCTTTGGGCAATGATAACGGGTGGCAAACATGACGGATAA
- a CDS encoding HPr family phosphocarrier protein, whose amino-acid sequence MPKFAANLSMMFNELPFLERFEAAAAEGFTAVEFLFPYDYPAELLAEQLRSNGLQQVLFNTAPGNAEAGEWGLAAVPGREQDARADIDRALAYAIELNCPNVHVMAGVVPPGADWQRYRDTFIGNIRYAADRFAQHGIKVLIEALSPQVKPHYLFSSQHQAAELVEAIDRSNVFVQFDFFHAQLVDGNISGLMHSLAGRYAHIQIASVPDRHEPDDGELNYPWLFDQLDAIGYQGWIGCEYRPRGDTTVGLDWLRPYQ is encoded by the coding sequence ATGCCTAAGTTTGCCGCCAATTTATCGATGATGTTTAACGAACTGCCATTCCTGGAAAGGTTCGAGGCTGCCGCAGCCGAAGGTTTCACGGCAGTCGAGTTCCTGTTTCCCTATGACTATCCGGCCGAATTGCTGGCGGAACAACTGCGCAGCAATGGTTTGCAGCAGGTGCTGTTTAATACCGCGCCGGGCAATGCCGAAGCCGGCGAATGGGGTCTGGCGGCGGTGCCGGGCCGCGAGCAAGATGCGCGTGCAGATATCGATCGCGCCCTGGCTTACGCCATTGAGCTGAACTGCCCCAACGTGCACGTGATGGCCGGCGTCGTTCCCCCTGGAGCGGACTGGCAGCGCTATCGCGATACCTTTATCGGCAATATTCGCTATGCCGCAGACCGCTTCGCCCAGCACGGCATCAAGGTGCTGATTGAAGCGCTCAGCCCACAGGTTAAGCCGCATTATCTGTTTTCCAGCCAGCACCAGGCAGCCGAACTGGTCGAGGCCATCGATCGCTCGAACGTCTTCGTACAGTTCGACTTTTTCCATGCTCAGTTGGTGGACGGCAACATCAGCGGGCTGATGCATTCGCTGGCCGGCCGCTACGCCCATATTCAGATTGCCTCGGTGCCAGATCGTCATGAACCGGACGACGGCGAACTGAATTATCCGTGGCTGTTCGACCAACTGGACGCCATCGGCTATCAAGGTTGGATCGGTTGTGAATACCGGCCGCGTGGCGATACCACCGTCGGGCTTGATTGGCTAAGACCTTACCAGTAA
- a CDS encoding heavy metal response regulator transcription factor translates to MRILVVEDDISTGDYLKKGLGEAGYSVDLARNGTDGLFRALEHGYDAIVLDVMLPGLDGWQIIEVLRKKSDVPILFLTARDGVQDRIHGLELGADDYLIKPFSFTELVLRLRTLLRRGTVREADHYVIADLQLDVLRRKAVRQEQVIALTNKEFMLLHLLVRREGEVLSRTMIASQVWDMNFDSDTNVVDVAIKRLRAKIDRPFEVKLIHSVRGIGYVCEPRS, encoded by the coding sequence ATGCGAATACTGGTGGTTGAAGACGACATCAGCACGGGTGATTACCTGAAAAAGGGGCTGGGAGAGGCGGGGTACAGCGTCGATTTGGCACGTAACGGCACCGACGGCCTGTTTCGGGCACTGGAACACGGCTATGACGCTATCGTGCTGGACGTAATGTTGCCGGGGCTGGACGGCTGGCAGATTATCGAGGTACTGCGCAAGAAAAGTGATGTGCCCATTCTATTTCTGACCGCACGAGATGGGGTGCAGGATCGCATTCATGGCCTCGAACTGGGTGCCGATGATTACCTGATTAAGCCCTTCTCCTTTACGGAACTGGTGTTGCGTCTGCGCACTTTGCTGCGGCGTGGCACGGTACGTGAAGCCGATCACTATGTGATAGCCGACCTGCAGCTCGACGTGCTGCGCCGTAAAGCGGTGCGGCAGGAGCAGGTGATCGCGCTGACCAATAAAGAATTTATGTTGTTGCACCTGTTGGTGCGACGCGAGGGGGAGGTGTTGTCACGCACCATGATCGCCTCCCAGGTTTGGGACATGAACTTTGACAGCGATACCAACGTGGTGGATGTCGCCATCAAGCGGCTGCGTGCCAAGATTGACCGGCCGTTCGAGGTCAAGCTGATCCACAGCGTGCGTGGTATCGGCTACGTTTGCGAACCGCGTTCATGA
- a CDS encoding heavy metal sensor histidine kinase: MKAVIQRWRVLSLTLRSAMLFALVAALVVSGAGGYLYGAMRQEMTTRSDLQVTGRVEYYRNLLSQRFPLERLTANTGLFENMLGNEQDVLIFQQPGKKPLINVNPARLILPPVIPTPVGTPQRLSAVQGGVTAQGVPLRAASALVRLEDGNLLQISAAHVMVNEQKMLARYLWRIVAAVAVAFILIALLGYWVMRRGLQPLWRMAAQAAVITPNTLSTRLSEHGVPKELQQLTRSFNAMLDRLNEGYLRLTQFSADLAHEIRTPVGALMGHCQVALYQARSVEEYETLLSNNMEELERISRMVENILFLARAGEGQAVLNPQRLDVAQELQRVADYFEGLAEERGITLVCQGEGQWMADAMLFQRALSNLVSNAVRYADENSQVQLQAVSQADGGLAILVINQGPPISPAHLNKLFDRFYRADAARSSGSHASGLGLAIVRAIMTLHGGTAHAHCVVEENTARITFSLIFPAQE; this comes from the coding sequence ATGAAGGCCGTGATCCAGCGTTGGCGCGTCTTGTCACTGACGTTGCGCAGCGCCATGCTGTTTGCGCTGGTGGCGGCTCTGGTGGTTAGCGGCGCGGGCGGCTACCTGTACGGTGCAATGCGTCAGGAGATGACTACCCGTAGCGATTTGCAGGTTACCGGCCGGGTGGAGTATTACCGCAATTTGCTGAGTCAGCGTTTTCCGTTGGAGCGTCTGACGGCGAATACCGGCCTGTTCGAAAATATGCTGGGTAACGAACAGGACGTGCTGATTTTTCAGCAGCCGGGGAAAAAACCGTTAATCAACGTGAATCCGGCGAGGTTGATCCTGCCACCGGTGATCCCGACGCCGGTCGGCACGCCGCAGCGCTTGAGCGCGGTTCAAGGCGGAGTGACCGCTCAAGGAGTGCCATTGCGTGCCGCATCGGCACTGGTCAGGCTGGAGGACGGTAACCTGCTGCAAATCTCGGCTGCCCATGTGATGGTCAATGAGCAGAAGATGCTGGCGCGTTATCTCTGGCGGATCGTCGCCGCCGTCGCGGTGGCATTTATTCTGATTGCATTGCTGGGATACTGGGTGATGCGCCGCGGACTGCAGCCACTGTGGCGAATGGCGGCGCAGGCGGCGGTGATCACCCCGAACACGCTGTCGACTCGCCTGAGCGAGCACGGGGTACCGAAGGAATTGCAGCAACTGACCCGTTCGTTCAACGCCATGTTGGATCGCCTGAATGAAGGTTATCTGCGCCTGACGCAATTCTCCGCAGATTTGGCCCATGAAATCCGCACGCCGGTAGGGGCACTGATGGGGCACTGTCAGGTAGCGCTGTATCAGGCGCGCAGTGTGGAAGAGTATGAAACCTTGTTGTCGAACAACATGGAGGAGCTGGAGCGTATTTCCCGTATGGTGGAAAATATTCTATTTCTGGCGCGCGCCGGCGAAGGGCAAGCGGTGTTGAACCCTCAGCGGCTTGATGTGGCACAAGAGCTGCAACGGGTGGCTGACTACTTCGAAGGTTTGGCGGAAGAACGCGGCATTACGTTGGTCTGCCAGGGAGAAGGGCAATGGATGGCGGATGCTATGCTGTTTCAGCGCGCATTGAGTAACCTGGTCTCCAACGCGGTACGCTATGCCGATGAAAACAGTCAGGTACAGCTGCAGGCTGTCAGTCAGGCCGATGGTGGGCTGGCGATACTGGTTATCAATCAGGGCCCGCCGATCTCCCCTGCGCATCTGAACAAGTTGTTCGACCGCTTCTATCGTGCCGATGCCGCCCGCAGTTCCGGCAGCCATGCCAGCGGACTGGGGCTGGCGATCGTCCGTGCGATCATGACACTGCATGGCGGCACAGCGCACGCCCATTGTGTTGTCGAAGAAAATACTGCTCGCATCACCTTCAGCCTGATATTCCCCGCGCAAGAATAG